The following are from one region of the Phormidium sp. PBR-2020 genome:
- a CDS encoding nucleoside triphosphate pyrophosphohydrolase family protein, whose translation MEFRRYQEQALNSDRISGNSGNEIIVPLLGLVGEAGSLITEYKKYLRDGDAHKLFKESIAEELGDLLWYVANVASKFELDLGEIAEGNLKKCRDRWGWRDSEHTDINAIGYMFDRDFPKNERLPRQFTVEITEVSQDKSVKMKALVNGQQIGNDLTDNSYANDGYRFHDVFHLGYAGVVGWSPVTRQLLGYKRKSNPKVDEVEDGGRAKAIEEGISALVFSYAKDHNYLEGISALDYQLLKTIKNMTSHLEVDRCSLGDWEKAILMGYDVWRQVEKNRGGVVLVDLDIRSIIYQPQ comes from the coding sequence ATGGAGTTTCGCAGGTATCAAGAACAAGCATTGAATAGTGATAGAATTTCTGGTAATAGTGGAAATGAAATAATCGTACCCTTGTTGGGTTTAGTCGGTGAAGCAGGTTCACTGATTACTGAATACAAGAAGTATCTCCGTGATGGAGACGCCCACAAACTATTCAAGGAAAGTATTGCAGAAGAATTAGGAGATTTGCTTTGGTATGTTGCCAACGTAGCCAGCAAGTTTGAGCTTGATTTAGGAGAAATTGCAGAAGGTAATCTAAAAAAGTGTCGTGATCGTTGGGGATGGAGAGATTCAGAACATACAGATATTAATGCTATAGGGTATATGTTCGACAGAGACTTTCCCAAAAATGAACGTTTGCCAAGACAGTTTACGGTAGAGATTACTGAGGTGAGCCAAGATAAATCAGTCAAAATGAAAGCATTGGTCAACGGACAACAGATTGGAAACGACCTTACCGATAACTCCTACGCGAATGATGGTTACCGCTTTCACGATGTTTTCCACCTAGGCTATGCTGGGGTTGTGGGTTGGTCTCCGGTTACTCGTCAACTACTTGGATATAAACGTAAAAGCAATCCTAAAGTTGATGAGGTTGAAGACGGTGGTCGCGCTAAGGCAATTGAAGAGGGTATATCAGCACTTGTTTTCAGTTATGCCAAGGATCATAATTACTTAGAAGGAATTTCCGCACTTGATTACCAACTGCTCAAAACTATTAAAAATATGACTTCTCACCTAGAAGTTGATCGATGTTCGCTCGGTGATTGGGAAAAGGCCATTCTTATGGGCTACGATGTATGGCGTCAAGTAGAGAAAAATCGAGGGGGAGTAGTTCTTGTCGATCTCGATATACGTTCCATAATTTATCAGCCACAGTGA
- a CDS encoding ISAs1 family transposase — translation MSDSFSVSSSLQAHFGDLDDPRVEGRCAHQLFDIVVIALLAVLSGAEGWDAIETYGKAKQTWLATFLSLPNGIPSHDTFRRVLSRLDPNQLEARFQDWIGSLLETLDATVVAIDGKTLRGSYDREHHLKALQLVSAWSTEHRLVLGQTPVDSKSNEITAIPVLLEQLDLAGAIVTIDAMGTQKAIAQQIHEAKADYILALKGNQGSLHATARAYFEEFEQQGGQDALPVDHCHSVERGHHRIENRSCWVFRASDIFSASVCQRWPGLKSVVVIRSQRQLWNQTTCETRLFLSSLAVDATSFARFIRSHWEIENVLHWSLDVVFAEDSSRIRSQHGARNLSILRRLALNLLRQHPGRGSLKMKRYRAGLDDQFLLEILAASLSRPLSYSPS, via the coding sequence ATGTCTGACTCCTTTTCTGTCTCCTCATCGCTTCAGGCTCATTTTGGTGACCTTGATGATCCCAGAGTAGAGGGCCGCTGTGCTCATCAACTCTTTGATATCGTGGTTATTGCCCTGTTGGCCGTCCTGTCGGGTGCCGAAGGCTGGGATGCGATCGAGACTTATGGCAAAGCGAAACAAACTTGGTTAGCTACGTTCCTCTCGTTGCCCAATGGTATCCCCTCCCATGATACCTTCAGGCGAGTTTTGTCTCGACTGGACCCGAACCAACTTGAAGCTCGCTTTCAAGATTGGATTGGCAGTCTGCTCGAAACCCTCGACGCTACCGTAGTAGCCATTGATGGCAAAACCCTACGAGGCTCTTATGACCGAGAACATCACCTCAAAGCCTTACAACTCGTCAGTGCTTGGTCTACTGAACACCGATTGGTTTTAGGTCAAACCCCTGTGGATTCAAAATCCAATGAGATTACAGCTATTCCTGTGCTTCTCGAACAACTCGACTTAGCCGGCGCGATTGTCACTATTGATGCCATGGGAACTCAAAAGGCAATTGCTCAACAGATTCACGAGGCCAAGGCTGATTATATTTTGGCTCTCAAAGGGAATCAGGGCAGTCTACATGCTACAGCTCGGGCTTACTTTGAGGAGTTTGAGCAACAAGGGGGTCAAGATGCGTTACCCGTTGACCACTGCCACTCGGTCGAGAGGGGTCACCACCGGATTGAGAATCGCTCTTGTTGGGTCTTTCGAGCCTCAGACATCTTTTCTGCCTCCGTTTGTCAGCGCTGGCCAGGACTCAAATCCGTCGTGGTCATTCGCTCTCAACGTCAGTTGTGGAACCAGACCACTTGCGAGACTCGCTTGTTTCTGAGTTCTCTCGCCGTTGATGCGACCTCCTTTGCTCGCTTTATTCGCTCTCACTGGGAGATTGAAAATGTTTTGCATTGGTCTTTGGATGTGGTGTTTGCTGAGGATAGTAGTCGCATTCGTAGCCAGCATGGCGCTCGTAACCTCAGTATCTTGAGGCGATTGGCGTTGAATCTGTTGCGGCAGCATCCGGGTCGAGGTAGTTTGAAGATGAAGCGTTACCGAGCTGGTCTTGATGATCAGTTTTTACTCGAAATTTTAGCGGCTTCTCTTTCTCGACCCTTATCATATTCTCCTTCTTGA
- a CDS encoding HEAT repeat domain-containing protein, whose translation MISPWFVMTLGRHSVRSRSLLSWSGLVLGMLALGQVPAFPQAIAELDCHSRPALSAYLLGDAARPNYPLIRQCGPGVIPHLIHLLETETTATNRTLGSRTTQAVSRFGPDAALPLLAVAQTSQNETARFLALRDLLEEDVVRQIALDAYASELWMMPSYHSEGHRLAARIDLLTTLMEGLGHLASSDPSPQIRIAALRPLGDIALELELRPQVAAVGVAQLQHPDPEVRSAAAMMLAEAFYRADPEAVTLVVPALIEVFVDDPEYRPRIAAAGALGFIGPSAAAAVPTLLAAFAEDEEMLSAGLALAQIATPEARTAIPLLVERFHQEESLRWANALVQIGADQEIAIPALLRVLATPLSQNPYVGMGFREQAAQLLIPLGIGADQETALALRQELMWIGSMDPETRVQRAARMVQERIEQGNPHLVSAGRADAPTQTTDIPEQSRDEVPRPWAELQSRDLEQPLLGGEYNRIMGLMWSEVNDQSNARSHAITIACDALSRDMAYLRGRVPRQIEDAYRQMAPFQTKALSETLPASGGRQPTAVIDEMDAETLLELIRSGDYYTYIEYEQLLSYLVGLDLATYLDPAQDDVPLSRAEFLAYLEILYHTLQDPGGRLGQAEEFLREADRLIQELLTMLQEVRRSLALLESTQGSSGGNLTTLGLLPTTKGNLSQGSFSEAIAPRSPQPMAQFIPLLAIAIADEAPVTRRDFLLAMLNLMQDLMAPFRLPSSLRPLNQCGNYRVGSFVNPAEEIQSEVRNLMQPLYSLNLEILALVRNQTQIIDD comes from the coding sequence ATGATCAGCCCCTGGTTCGTCATGACCCTGGGACGGCATAGCGTCCGCAGCCGATCGCTACTGAGCTGGTCTGGCCTCGTTTTGGGAATGTTGGCCTTGGGCCAAGTACCCGCCTTTCCCCAGGCGATCGCCGAGCTAGATTGCCACAGCCGTCCAGCCCTGAGCGCCTATCTTCTTGGTGATGCCGCCCGCCCTAACTACCCTCTGATTAGACAGTGCGGCCCTGGGGTGATCCCCCACTTGATCCATCTGCTCGAAACAGAAACAACCGCCACCAACCGCACCTTGGGCAGTCGGACAACCCAGGCAGTGTCACGGTTTGGCCCCGACGCAGCCCTCCCCCTATTGGCCGTGGCCCAAACCAGCCAGAACGAAACAGCCCGGTTCCTCGCCCTGCGAGACTTACTCGAAGAAGATGTGGTGCGGCAGATTGCCCTGGATGCCTATGCCTCTGAACTCTGGATGATGCCCTCCTATCATTCTGAAGGGCATCGCCTTGCCGCTCGCATTGACCTCTTAACGACCCTAATGGAGGGGTTGGGCCACCTGGCCAGCAGCGATCCTAGCCCCCAGATTCGTATCGCGGCCCTGCGCCCCCTAGGGGATATTGCCTTGGAGCTAGAGCTTCGTCCCCAAGTGGCAGCAGTGGGGGTGGCGCAGCTCCAACACCCCGACCCAGAAGTGCGGTCTGCGGCGGCGATGATGCTGGCAGAAGCCTTTTATCGGGCTGACCCTGAAGCCGTGACCCTGGTTGTACCGGCCTTAATTGAAGTGTTTGTGGATGACCCAGAATACCGCCCTCGCATCGCAGCCGCAGGGGCGCTAGGCTTCATTGGCCCCAGTGCAGCGGCAGCAGTGCCAACCCTCTTAGCTGCCTTTGCCGAAGATGAGGAAATGCTGTCGGCAGGGCTGGCCCTAGCGCAGATTGCTACCCCAGAGGCACGAACCGCCATTCCCCTGTTGGTAGAGCGTTTTCACCAAGAGGAGTCGTTGCGTTGGGCCAATGCCCTGGTACAAATTGGGGCAGATCAAGAGATTGCCATTCCCGCTCTGTTGCGGGTGCTGGCCACCCCCCTCTCCCAGAATCCCTATGTCGGGATGGGATTTAGAGAACAGGCTGCCCAGCTTTTGATTCCTCTAGGCATTGGGGCCGATCAGGAAACAGCCTTGGCCCTGCGGCAAGAACTGATGTGGATCGGCTCTATGGATCCAGAGACCCGGGTGCAACGGGCAGCCCGCATGGTTCAAGAGCGCATTGAACAAGGCAACCCCCACCTAGTCTCGGCAGGCCGGGCCGATGCCCCCACTCAGACCACCGATATCCCAGAGCAATCTAGGGATGAAGTTCCCCGACCTTGGGCTGAGCTGCAATCGAGGGATCTCGAACAACCGTTACTCGGGGGTGAATATAACCGGATCATGGGATTGATGTGGTCTGAGGTAAACGACCAGTCGAATGCGCGATCGCACGCCATCACTATCGCTTGCGATGCCCTAAGCCGAGACATGGCCTACCTGCGCGGGCGCGTCCCCCGTCAGATCGAAGATGCCTACCGCCAGATGGCCCCCTTCCAAACTAAAGCACTGTCCGAGACGTTGCCAGCCTCAGGCGGGCGGCAACCCACCGCTGTTATTGATGAGATGGATGCCGAAACCCTGCTGGAGCTAATTCGGTCTGGTGACTACTACACCTATATCGAATACGAGCAGTTGCTCAGTTACCTTGTAGGACTAGATCTTGCCACCTACCTAGACCCTGCCCAGGACGATGTGCCCCTCTCCCGCGCCGAATTTCTCGCCTATCTGGAAATCCTCTATCACACACTTCAAGACCCAGGGGGGCGACTGGGACAGGCTGAAGAGTTTTTGCGGGAGGCCGATCGCCTGATTCAAGAGCTGCTGACGATGCTGCAAGAGGTGCGGCGATCGCTGGCCCTGCTGGAGTCTACCCAAGGGAGTTCGGGGGGAAATTTAACGACGTTAGGGCTACTGCCCACCACGAAAGGGAACCTTTCCCAAGGGTCGTTCAGTGAGGCGATCGCCCCCCGATCACCTCAGCCCATGGCGCAATTTATCCCGCTACTTGCGATCGCCATCGCAGACGAAGCCCCCGTCACCCGCCGCGACTTTTTGTTGGCCATGCTGAATCTGATGCAGGATCTGATGGCCCCCTTTCGGCTTCCGTCTTCTCTCCGCCCCCTGAATCAGTGTGGTAACTATCGAGTGGGGAGCTTTGTGAACCCCGCCGAGGAGATACAGTCGGAGGTTCGGAATCTGATGCAGCCTCTCTACAGCCTCAACCTAGAAATTCTGGCTCTGGTGCGCAATCAGACTCAAATCATTGACGACTAG
- a CDS encoding ImmA/IrrE family metallo-endopeptidase, whose product MRNQTLRNQRMVLAQQAQQKAIDVRRNAGFDNKSPLCIYGLCDKLNVRVKFVDISMEGIYLREAEPIILLSALRPLPRRIFTCAHELGHHVFGHGSTIDELIEESERSKAFQPEEFLANLFAGFLLMPVLGVRKAFVSRGWDADSATPEQIFTVACSFGVGYETLITHLAYSLKMISSSRANTLLKTKPKAIREKVLGRPPFTDPLIIADAYWSMPTIDAEVGSFLLLPTGAEAANDTITFEENHPKGCLFKANRPGVVRVYCRDTVWAVFVRVSRYQFIGLSQYRHLEEVEDE is encoded by the coding sequence TTGAGGAATCAGACTTTGAGAAATCAGAGAATGGTGTTGGCACAACAAGCCCAGCAAAAAGCCATCGATGTGCGGAGGAATGCAGGTTTTGACAACAAAAGCCCACTCTGCATTTACGGCTTGTGCGATAAGCTCAATGTGAGGGTCAAGTTTGTTGACATCAGTATGGAGGGTATCTATCTCCGAGAAGCAGAGCCGATAATCTTGCTTTCTGCATTACGCCCTCTCCCCAGGCGCATCTTTACCTGCGCTCACGAACTCGGTCATCACGTCTTTGGACATGGTTCAACTATCGATGAACTGATAGAAGAATCAGAAAGGTCTAAAGCTTTTCAACCAGAGGAGTTTTTAGCTAACTTATTTGCTGGATTCTTGCTTATGCCCGTTTTAGGCGTGCGGAAAGCATTTGTTTCGCGGGGATGGGATGCGGATTCAGCAACGCCAGAGCAGATTTTTACAGTTGCTTGTAGTTTTGGTGTTGGGTATGAAACTCTAATTACTCATCTGGCTTACTCTCTCAAGATGATCTCTTCTTCAAGGGCTAATACGCTTCTCAAAACCAAGCCCAAGGCTATCCGTGAGAAGGTGCTTGGGCGTCCTCCATTTACTGATCCGTTAATTATCGCTGATGCCTACTGGTCAATGCCCACAATTGATGCCGAAGTTGGAAGTTTCCTTTTGCTTCCAACTGGTGCGGAAGCAGCAAATGATACTATCACCTTTGAAGAAAATCACCCGAAAGGATGCCTATTCAAGGCTAACCGTCCCGGCGTTGTGCGGGTTTATTGCCGTGACACCGTATGGGCTGTCTTTGTTCGTGTCTCGCGCTATCAGTTTATTGGTCTAAGTCAATATCGACATCTTGAGGAGGTGGAAGATGAGTAA
- a CDS encoding citrate synthase yields the protein MSVDLYKPGLEGVPAAKSSISYIDGKQGILEYRGIRIEDLAQHSSFLETAYLLIWGELPSQTELEAFEHDIRYHRRIKYRIRDMMKCFPESGHPMDALQASAAALGLFYSRRALDDPIYIRNAVIRLLAKIPTMVAAFQLIRKGNDPVQPRDDLSYAANFLYMLREREPDPLAAHVFDICLMLHAEHSINASTFSAMVTSSTLTDPYAVIASAVGTLGGPLHGGANEEVIEMLEEIGTVENAAAYLDDCIRHKRKIMGFGHRVYKVKDPRAKILQDLAEQMFVRFGGDRYYEIAVELERLVEDRLGDKGIYANVDFYSGLVYRKLGIPTDLFTPLFAIARVAGWLAHWKEQLNENRIFRPTQIYVGQRDRPFVSREKR from the coding sequence ATGTCGGTCGATCTCTACAAACCCGGTTTAGAAGGGGTACCAGCCGCTAAGTCCAGTATTAGTTATATTGACGGCAAGCAGGGCATCTTAGAATATCGCGGCATCCGTATTGAGGATTTAGCCCAACACAGTAGTTTTTTGGAGACGGCATACCTCTTGATCTGGGGAGAGTTACCCAGTCAGACGGAACTGGAAGCGTTTGAGCATGATATTCGCTACCACCGCCGCATTAAGTACCGCATTCGGGACATGATGAAATGTTTTCCTGAAAGTGGTCACCCGATGGATGCCTTACAAGCGTCTGCGGCAGCGTTGGGACTCTTCTATTCCCGACGGGCGTTGGATGATCCCATCTATATTCGCAATGCGGTGATTCGCTTGCTGGCGAAGATTCCTACGATGGTGGCGGCGTTTCAGTTAATCCGCAAAGGAAATGATCCGGTGCAGCCTCGGGATGATCTCAGCTACGCGGCGAATTTCCTCTATATGCTGCGAGAACGAGAACCTGACCCTTTGGCGGCCCATGTGTTTGATATCTGTTTGATGCTGCACGCGGAACATTCGATTAACGCCTCGACGTTCTCGGCCATGGTTACCTCCTCGACGTTGACAGACCCCTATGCGGTGATTGCCTCGGCGGTGGGAACTCTGGGCGGCCCGCTTCATGGTGGGGCCAATGAGGAAGTCATTGAAATGCTCGAAGAGATTGGTACGGTGGAGAATGCGGCGGCCTATTTGGATGACTGTATTCGCCATAAACGCAAGATTATGGGCTTTGGCCACCGTGTTTATAAGGTGAAAGATCCTCGGGCCAAGATTTTGCAGGATTTGGCGGAACAAATGTTTGTTCGCTTCGGGGGCGATCGCTATTATGAGATCGCTGTGGAGTTGGAACGGTTGGTGGAGGATCGCTTGGGTGATAAGGGGATTTATGCCAATGTGGATTTCTATTCTGGGTTGGTCTATCGCAAGTTAGGGATTCCTACGGATCTGTTTACGCCGTTGTTTGCGATCGCCCGGGTGGCGGGTTGGTTGGCTCACTGGAAGGAACAACTCAACGAAAACCGCATTTTCCGCCCCACTCAAATCTATGTGGGACAGCGCGATCGCCCCTTTGTTAGCCGAGAAAAACGCTAG
- a CDS encoding helix-turn-helix transcriptional regulator, translated as MSDQEQKRSIIATRLREARKMAGLSQAQVAKMLGLHRPSITEVEAGNRKVSADEITKLAEIYDVSVLWLLGEGVDKLDIHDDKIQLSARELRKLKPDDLDRLLTILASMRRGGEVL; from the coding sequence ATGAGTGATCAAGAACAGAAGAGGTCAATTATTGCAACCCGCTTGCGTGAAGCTCGCAAGATGGCGGGGCTTTCTCAAGCTCAAGTGGCTAAGATGCTTGGTCTTCATCGCCCTTCGATAACGGAAGTGGAAGCTGGAAATAGAAAGGTTTCTGCTGATGAGATCACGAAGCTGGCTGAAATTTATGACGTAAGTGTTTTATGGTTACTTGGAGAGGGTGTAGACAAGCTTGATATCCATGACGACAAGATTCAGCTTTCCGCTAGAGAACTCCGAAAGCTTAAGCCAGATGACCTTGATCGACTTTTAACAATACTTGCCTCGATGCGTAGAGGGGGAGAAGTACTTTGA
- a CDS encoding IS66 family transposase, producing MEESITIGGIKIPRADWEKTPESVKNLVSNLEQRIAAIEERLGLNASNSSIPPSKQPPQAKAEKKDKGSGRKRGGQKGHKGFGRDLYEPSQCSEIIEHQPETCKHCQAPLTGEDPQPYRHQIVEIPPVEPVVSEHRLHALTCQCCGQTTRAQLPEEVNPSGYGERLQSLVALLSGAYRLSHNQVKTLMADLWQVHLSTGTVNRIRQRVSQQLSQVVNEARAYVMASDQVNVDETSWSQNNGDGNNPENRLGWLWVAVACQVAVYQVSLSRGRGSLEALLGNNFAGVVTSDRYGVYKQYPVEQRQVCWAHLIRDFQRMAQRRGVSKEIGEALLKQAQRLFRWWHRVRDGTLSRELFEAAVARLRQRVHELLSEAASLCDSSREQTPLARTARTCQEILKVEPALWTFVEVESVEPTNNAAERALRTAVIWRDLSYGSWSRAGSEFVERLLTVVTSLRLQERPLLEFLIQVLRSEPVSLLPLPPE from the coding sequence ATGGAAGAGAGCATAACCATAGGCGGCATCAAGATTCCTCGCGCGGACTGGGAAAAGACCCCAGAAAGCGTGAAAAATTTGGTGAGCAATCTTGAGCAACGAATCGCCGCTATCGAAGAACGTCTGGGACTCAACGCCTCAAACAGTTCCATCCCCCCCTCAAAACAACCTCCCCAAGCCAAAGCCGAGAAGAAAGACAAAGGAAGCGGACGTAAACGGGGAGGGCAAAAAGGACACAAAGGATTTGGACGAGACTTATACGAACCGAGTCAGTGCAGCGAGATCATTGAGCATCAACCCGAGACTTGCAAGCATTGCCAAGCACCCTTAACAGGAGAAGACCCCCAGCCGTACCGGCATCAGATTGTAGAAATTCCCCCAGTCGAGCCAGTGGTGAGCGAACATCGACTTCACGCCTTGACCTGTCAGTGCTGCGGTCAAACCACTCGTGCCCAATTGCCCGAAGAGGTTAACCCCAGTGGTTATGGAGAGCGTCTCCAAAGTCTAGTAGCACTGTTGAGTGGAGCCTATCGTCTCAGCCACAATCAAGTCAAAACACTGATGGCAGACTTGTGGCAAGTGCACCTGAGTACGGGAACGGTTAACCGTATCCGTCAACGAGTCAGTCAGCAACTCAGCCAGGTGGTCAATGAAGCCCGAGCCTATGTCATGGCCAGTGACCAGGTGAATGTGGATGAAACCAGCTGGAGTCAAAACAACGGTGATGGGAACAATCCCGAAAACCGCTTGGGCTGGTTGTGGGTGGCAGTGGCCTGCCAAGTCGCGGTCTATCAAGTGAGCCTCAGCCGGGGTCGCGGGAGCCTCGAAGCCCTATTAGGAAATAATTTTGCCGGTGTAGTTACCAGTGACCGGTATGGGGTCTACAAGCAATATCCGGTTGAGCAACGGCAAGTGTGTTGGGCCCACTTGATACGAGATTTTCAACGAATGGCTCAACGCCGTGGGGTCTCCAAGGAGATTGGTGAAGCTCTGCTTAAACAAGCTCAGCGCCTGTTCCGTTGGTGGCACCGAGTGCGGGATGGAACCTTATCAAGAGAGTTATTCGAGGCGGCCGTGGCACGGCTGCGTCAAAGGGTTCACGAGCTGCTGAGTGAAGCGGCCAGCCTTTGTGATTCGAGCCGAGAGCAAACGCCCTTGGCCCGAACCGCACGCACCTGCCAGGAAATTTTAAAGGTTGAACCGGCCTTGTGGACGTTTGTTGAGGTCGAATCCGTTGAGCCGACCAACAATGCAGCCGAGCGCGCTTTACGCACGGCGGTCATTTGGCGTGACTTGAGTTATGGCTCCTGGTCTCGTGCGGGCAGTGAGTTTGTCGAACGCTTGCTGACGGTGGTTACGTCTTTACGGTTGCAGGAACGCCCCCTGTTGGAGTTCTTGATTCAGGTTTTGCGTTCTGAGCCAGTTTCTCTCCTCCCTCTACCCCCTGAATAG
- a CDS encoding NAD(+) kinase yields the protein MQLKQVIIAHKAGDSSAKSWAERCAKELEARGCHVLLGPSGPKDNPYPVFLASSTQKIDLGIVLGGDGTALTAARHLSPEGIPLLAVNVGGHLGFLTEPFDSFQETEAVWDRLLEDRFAVQSRMMLEAALFEGDRLNREPVSDRYLALNEMCIKPAAVDRMLTSILEMEIDGEIVDQYQGDGLLVATPTGSTCYTVSANGPIMHPGMNAIAVTPICPLSLASRPLILPPGVVVSIWPLEDRDLNTKLWMDGVLATAIWPGQRVDVRMADCQANFLILRDDYSYFKTLREKLLWAGARLHYDNNHRN from the coding sequence GTGCAACTGAAACAGGTCATTATTGCTCACAAGGCAGGGGATTCATCGGCAAAATCCTGGGCGGAACGCTGTGCGAAGGAACTCGAAGCCCGAGGCTGTCATGTATTGTTGGGCCCGAGTGGCCCCAAGGATAACCCCTATCCGGTGTTTCTAGCGTCGTCGACTCAGAAAATTGATTTAGGGATTGTGTTGGGGGGGGATGGAACGGCGTTAACAGCGGCCCGTCATCTCTCGCCCGAGGGGATTCCTCTATTGGCGGTGAATGTGGGAGGACATTTGGGGTTTTTGACGGAACCCTTTGATAGTTTCCAGGAGACGGAAGCGGTTTGGGATCGCCTGTTGGAGGATCGTTTTGCGGTTCAGTCGCGGATGATGTTGGAGGCGGCGTTGTTTGAGGGCGATCGCCTGAATCGAGAACCGGTGAGCGATCGCTATTTGGCCTTAAACGAAATGTGCATTAAGCCAGCGGCGGTGGATCGGATGCTGACGTCGATTCTGGAGATGGAAATTGACGGGGAAATTGTGGATCAGTATCAGGGGGATGGCTTATTGGTGGCGACTCCCACAGGATCGACCTGTTATACGGTATCTGCCAATGGCCCGATTATGCACCCTGGGATGAATGCGATCGCCGTGACGCCCATCTGTCCTCTGAGTTTAGCCAGTCGCCCCCTGATTCTCCCCCCTGGGGTGGTGGTGAGTATTTGGCCCCTCGAAGATCGGGATTTAAATACAAAACTCTGGATGGATGGGGTGTTGGCAACGGCAATTTGGCCGGGACAACGGGTGGATGTTAGAATGGCGGATTGTCAAGCGAATTTCTTGATTTTACGAGACGATTATTCCTATTTTAAAACTCTACGGGAAAAACTTCTCTGGGCGGGGGCAAGGCTTCATTATGATAATAATCATCGGAATTGA
- a CDS encoding YdcF family protein has translation MQLGCRYPQPRPRVRFSRFKLGLRLFTLLTLLGLGWGGFRLYLRWTRVPQAVLVLGGSPDREVFAADFARTHPELTVWVSGGSNPEYAEWVFAEAGIPRQRFYLNYDAVDTVTNFTTLVDKLRSQEIRSIYLITSDYHMRRASAIGEIVLGSRDISFRPVAIPSGLAPEPIDKSIRDGVRALVWLATGYTGSTLRDRFHSHFSLSPQPIYSETQPSLGTLNSWSE, from the coding sequence ATGCAGTTAGGTTGTCGCTATCCCCAACCCAGACCACGGGTACGATTTAGCCGCTTTAAGCTGGGGCTGAGGCTTTTTACGTTGCTGACGTTGCTCGGGTTGGGGTGGGGGGGCTTTCGTCTCTATCTCCGCTGGACTCGGGTTCCTCAGGCGGTTCTGGTTCTGGGAGGATCGCCGGATCGAGAAGTGTTTGCGGCGGATTTCGCGCGCACTCATCCGGAGTTAACGGTTTGGGTGTCGGGGGGAAGTAACCCCGAATATGCGGAATGGGTGTTTGCGGAGGCGGGGATTCCTCGCCAACGCTTCTATTTGAATTATGACGCGGTGGATACGGTGACGAACTTCACGACCCTGGTGGACAAGTTGCGATCGCAGGAAATCCGCAGTATCTATCTGATTACGTCGGATTATCATATGCGCCGCGCCTCCGCCATTGGGGAGATTGTCTTGGGAAGTCGTGATATCAGTTTTCGTCCCGTGGCGATTCCCTCAGGATTGGCCCCTGAACCCATTGATAAGTCCATTCGCGATGGGGTGCGGGCCCTGGTTTGGTTGGCGACGGGCTATACTGGCTCGACGTTACGCGATCGCTTTCATTCGCATTTCTCCCTCTCCCCTCAACCGATCTACAGCGAAACTCAGCCAAGCTTGGGGACGCTGAACTCTTGGTCTGAGTAA
- a CDS encoding acyl carrier protein produces MNPEDIKDQFLEVLTEIQTDSGYGGTSISGETRPMTDLEGFDSLLCVEAINMLADKLNVEIPSSQVHKIVLSEDGKQHLTIDESVGIIFKIVNTGET; encoded by the coding sequence ATGAATCCAGAGGATATAAAAGATCAGTTTCTGGAAGTACTCACAGAGATTCAGACAGATAGTGGCTATGGAGGAACATCAATCTCAGGAGAAACCCGTCCTATGACTGACTTGGAAGGGTTTGATAGTCTCCTGTGTGTTGAGGCGATTAATATGCTAGCTGACAAGCTCAATGTGGAGATTCCCAGTAGCCAGGTTCACAAAATAGTTCTCTCAGAGGACGGCAAACAGCATCTCACTATTGATGAGTCCGTTGGTATAATCTTTAAGATTGTCAACACAGGAGAGACCTAG